The genomic window TACTGTGTTGGCGTCTGTGAAAAGCAAGGTTATGAGTGCAGATTGGTTGACTGCATTACAAAGGCATACACAATCGAGGATACTGTTAAAGAGGTAACCGATTATGAGCCGGATTATATAATGGCTGAAATAACCACCCCTACCTGCAGTTATGATTATAAGGTTATCAATGCAATCAAGGAAGCTTATCCAAAAGCTAAAATACTGATTGGAGGAACTCATGCAACCATCTTGCCTGATGCGGTTCTTGAGGAATGCTTGGGCATTGACTATATCCTTCGTCAGGAATATGACTATACCGTTGGTGAGTTGATTTCTTCCGATGATATATCCTCTGTCAAGGGAGTTTCCTATAGGGTCAACTCAGATGGAATTGACATTGCAAGTTTGGATGTTGATTTATTGTCCGATTCCATTGAATTTACTGTAAAACATACTGAAGATAGGGAGCCACTTGAGGATTTGGACAGTCTTCCTTATGTCTCAAAGGTTTATGAGAAATACCTGAACTTTGATGACTATGCATATGCATTCGCCCAAAAGCCGATGATCCAGATAGTCTCTTCAAGAGGATGTCCGAACCAATGCAATTTCTGCAGCTATCCATCTACAATGGGCGGAAGGATTTATAGGACAAGATCTGTAAGCGATTTGGCGGATGAATTTGAATATATTCTCAAGGAGCTTCCAGAGATTAAGGAAATCTTCATTGAAGACGATACATTCACCGTAAATCAGCCAAGAGTGATTGAATTCTGTGATGAGATCATCAAAAGAGGCCTTAAGCCTGTCTGGTCCTGTAATACAAGAGTGGACTTGACTTATGATACCATGAAGAAAATGAAGGATGCAGGATGCAGATTGCTTGTTTGCGGTTATGAATCAGGAAATCAGGATGTTTTGGATGAAATCAAGAAGGGAATCACCCTTGAGCAGTCTAAGGCCTTTGCGGAAAATGCAAGGAAACTTGATATCAAGGTATTCGGATGCTTCATGATTGGACTAACTGGAGACAGTCTTGAAACAATCGATGAGACCTATAGGTTTGCACAGTCCGTTTATCCTGACATGTGCTTCTTCCAGCAGGCTGTTCCATTCCCTGGTACAGGATTCTATGACTGGGCTAAGGAAAACGGCTATCTGATTACAGAGGACTATTCAAAATGGCTGAATGAGGACGGATATTTGAATTGTCTTGTGGATTATCCTTATGCGGACCATAAGGAAATTGAAAAGTTGAGAGACAATCTTATGAGCAAGTACTATTTCTCATTTGCATATATTGTGAAGACATTCCTGGCCAACCTTGATTGGGTGGAATTCAAGCGTGTGATGCGTGGTGGAACCCAATATATTGCATTCAGGGCAAAAAAAGTTTTGAACAAGTCAGATAATTTGGATTAGATTTCAAACTTTTTAAAGGTTTGATCAATTTTTTTATTTTTTATTATTCTATTTTTAATATTTTTTAATCTATTTTTTTAATATTTTTTAAAAAGAGAAACTATTTTTAATAGTCTTTAAATTTTTTAATATTTTTTAAAAAGAGAAATTATTTTTAATAGTTTTTAAATTTTTTAATATTTTTTAAAAAGAGTAAGTATTTTTTAATTATTTTAAAAAAAGCAATTATTTTTTAATATTTTTTAAAAAGAGAAATTATTTTTAATAGTTTTTAAATTTTTAAATTTTTCAAAAAAAGTAAAGTATTAGTTAAGAGTAGTTTACTCTAAACTAATAAAAAGTTGGAATCTATTCTGCGTCGGAGTATAATAAACCGTATGCTCTGTTTTGGAAGAAAGTTACGTAGATGCTTAAGATAGCAGTTATAATGCTTCCAATGGTTTCAGAGATTCCTGAGATTCCAGTACCTATTGCGCTTAAAATGTAAGCGATTATTGATACAAGAATGATGATTGCAAGAACTTTTACAATTCCAATTTCCTTGAGATCGCCTATAACTTCGCTGAAGTTTAAACCTTCTCCTAAACTTTCGGTTTTTGCAAATCTGCATTGTGCAATAACTAAAAGTATAGCAAAGATAATGCATAAGATAAGTCCTACAATCAATCCTAAAGTTTCATTGATACTTGATAGGATAGCCATAACTATAAATGGGATAATTAAGTAGATGATTGCTAAAATAATGAATTTTATACCATTGATAATTTGTCTTTTAGCGTCGATTTCAGGAGCTCCGTCTTCTCTGTTGATACCCATCTTAATAACATCTAACATATATCCTGCAATAAGAATGAATATTGCAAGTGCAATGATGATTCCAATTATTCCTAAAATTCCTAATGCGGCGGCGTCAGTTGCACCAATGAGTCCAACACCACTAATGGCCAATACTAA from Methanobrevibacter sp. includes these protein-coding regions:
- a CDS encoding DUF4013 domain-containing protein encodes the protein MEIMEIIKDAALYPINNVKALVIYAVLMIVAVLVLAISGVGLIGATDAAALGILGIIGIIIALAIFILIAGYMLDVIKMGINREDGAPEIDAKRQIINGIKFIILAIIYLIIPFIVMAILSSINETLGLIVGLILCIIFAILLVIAQCRFAKTESLGEGLNFSEVIGDLKEIGIVKVLAIIILVSIIAYILSAIGTGISGISETIGSIITAILSIYVTFFQNRAYGLLYSDAE
- a CDS encoding radical SAM protein is translated as MKILFLNLPYEFNISRASRWPEKTKSGTLYYPYWLAYCVGVCEKQGYECRLVDCITKAYTIEDTVKEVTDYEPDYIMAEITTPTCSYDYKVINAIKEAYPKAKILIGGTHATILPDAVLEECLGIDYILRQEYDYTVGELISSDDISSVKGVSYRVNSDGIDIASLDVDLLSDSIEFTVKHTEDREPLEDLDSLPYVSKVYEKYLNFDDYAYAFAQKPMIQIVSSRGCPNQCNFCSYPSTMGGRIYRTRSVSDLADEFEYILKELPEIKEIFIEDDTFTVNQPRVIEFCDEIIKRGLKPVWSCNTRVDLTYDTMKKMKDAGCRLLVCGYESGNQDVLDEIKKGITLEQSKAFAENARKLDIKVFGCFMIGLTGDSLETIDETYRFAQSVYPDMCFFQQAVPFPGTGFYDWAKENGYLITEDYSKWLNEDGYLNCLVDYPYADHKEIEKLRDNLMSKYYFSFAYIVKTFLANLDWVEFKRVMRGGTQYIAFRAKKVLNKSDNLD